The following proteins come from a genomic window of Stanieria sp. NIES-3757:
- a CDS encoding hypothetical protein (Protein of unknown function DUF891) gives MSIFLSYLFLSILLLNGLAFKGIGSGIFEIVTRFDSDTYRTIYAVQIGKHIYVLHAFQKKSPKGIKTAQKNLNLSYCFMVIFINLRMLLNMN, from the coding sequence TTGTCGATCTTTTTATCTTATTTATTTTTATCTATCCTACTTTTAAATGGTTTAGCATTTAAAGGGATTGGTAGTGGTATTTTTGAGATTGTTACTCGATTTGACTCTGACACTTATAGAACAATTTATGCCGTACAAATAGGTAAACATATTTATGTGCTTCATGCTTTTCAGAAAAAATCTCCTAAAGGCATTAAAACAGCACAAAAAAATCTAAATTTGTCGTATTGTTTTATGGTCATTTTTATTAATTTGCGGATGCTGTTAAACATGAATTAA
- a CDS encoding DNA polymerase beta domain protein region codes for MKTPLALPIKIPIAKLKDFCQRNEIDKLSLFGSVLRDDFTAQSDVDLLVEFAEGKTPGLAIVDLQDELSQMLGREVDLRTPAELSRFFRERVLSEAVIIYTKD; via the coding sequence ATGAAAACTCCTTTAGCATTACCAATTAAAATACCTATTGCGAAACTAAAAGATTTTTGTCAGCGAAATGAGATTGATAAATTATCGTTATTTGGTTCGGTATTAAGAGATGATTTTACCGCCCAAAGTGATGTAGACCTATTAGTAGAGTTTGCCGAAGGAAAAACGCCAGGGTTAGCAATTGTAGATCTGCAAGATGAATTATCGCAAATGCTAGGGCGAGAAGTAGATTTAAGAACACCAGCAGAATTAAGTCGCTTTTTTCGCGAAAGAGTTTTAAGTGAAGCAGTAATAATTTATACTAAAGATTGA
- a CDS encoding pentapeptide repeat-containing protein: MFILPDTIYDLFPSWFEIIGDREFQQRYREGERQFAKKRLLNITIDAAEFLNIDWQGSDLRYFGRLPDNLAGINLRRANLCGQDLSGRDLRQANLTGANLRHANLTGANLAGANLSQARLVKVNLHRANLIGAQLEKTNLNGANLSQAELEKTNFSGANLVGANLAWVNLRNSNLIHSKLNWANLTGADLSGSDLAYSQLKGTALAAARLPVGFKMVYY, from the coding sequence ATGTTTATCTTACCCGATACCATATACGATCTATTTCCCTCCTGGTTTGAAATTATCGGCGATCGAGAATTTCAGCAACGCTACCGAGAAGGAGAGCGTCAGTTTGCCAAAAAGCGTTTGCTCAATATAACTATAGATGCAGCAGAATTTTTAAACATAGACTGGCAGGGGTCGGATTTAAGGTATTTTGGCAGATTACCCGATAATTTGGCAGGTATTAACCTGCGTCGTGCCAATCTGTGCGGACAGGATTTGAGCGGTAGAGATTTACGCCAGGCAAATCTAACGGGAGCTAATTTACGTCACGCGAATCTAACAGGGGCAAACTTAGCAGGAGCAAATCTGAGTCAGGCAAGGTTGGTTAAAGTCAATCTTCATCGCGCTAATTTAATCGGAGCGCAGCTAGAAAAAACTAACTTAAATGGCGCGAATTTGAGCCAAGCAGAACTAGAAAAAACTAATTTCAGTGGGGCAAATTTAGTAGGAGCAAATCTAGCCTGGGTAAACCTCCGTAATAGTAATTTAATTCATAGCAAGCTCAACTGGGCAAACTTGACTGGTGCAGATTTGAGCGGTTCGGATCTCGCTTATAGCCAGCTAAAAGGAACGGCGTTAGCAGCAGCGCGATTACCTGTTGGATTTAAGATGGTTTATTATTAA
- a CDS encoding putative transposase, with the protein MVTPRREASSTVSFIDHYCQAYQELFSDVRNYEAFKLIHLGMLSEIPRKSLPKIARAVGLKDSQGLNYFLSEAHWNVEKIREIRLWLTKLLIGERKITLCIDETGDVKKGKTTDYVARQYIGNLGKTKNGIVSVNAYAVVEGITYPLLFKIFKPNKCLKAEDTYKTKPQLAVEIIKELQKWNFNIKLILADSLYGESGDVITVLEQLNLEYIVAIRSNHKVWMFGDEKKKYNRWQAYQQKLSRKKSETRYIREIIFGTRKHIRFYQISKQDDKNPEPKDTWFIMTNKKGKIATTIASEYSLRNWIEYAFKQVKNELGWADFRVTDYHGIERWWELIMSTYFLVSLQANYFQLETIVPDANSQVSTLKSVSSFPFSNHQAWDSGAGWKSSLNNLRLIIQPLIFFSLIQPWLSVFPNQHLQLGFSKLINIMNRFRGSPFPQSQFLEYSFSVAC; encoded by the coding sequence ATGGTGACACCACGAAGAGAAGCATCATCAACAGTGAGTTTTATCGATCACTATTGTCAAGCCTACCAAGAGCTATTCTCTGATGTGAGAAATTATGAAGCATTCAAATTAATACATTTAGGAATGCTATCAGAAATACCTAGAAAGTCGCTACCAAAGATAGCAAGAGCGGTAGGATTAAAAGATAGTCAAGGATTAAATTATTTTCTATCTGAAGCTCATTGGAATGTAGAAAAAATACGAGAAATTAGATTATGGTTGACTAAATTATTGATTGGAGAAAGAAAAATAACTCTTTGTATTGATGAAACAGGAGATGTCAAGAAAGGAAAAACAACTGATTATGTAGCCAGACAGTATATTGGTAATTTAGGAAAGACAAAAAATGGAATTGTGTCGGTTAATGCTTATGCAGTAGTAGAGGGAATAACATACCCTTTACTTTTTAAAATATTTAAGCCGAACAAATGCCTCAAAGCAGAAGATACATATAAAACCAAACCACAACTAGCTGTAGAAATAATCAAGGAATTACAAAAATGGAACTTTAACATCAAGTTAATATTAGCTGATAGTTTGTATGGAGAAAGTGGAGATGTAATTACAGTTTTGGAGCAATTGAATCTGGAGTATATTGTGGCAATTCGCTCTAACCATAAGGTTTGGATGTTCGGCGATGAGAAAAAAAAATATAATCGATGGCAAGCTTATCAACAAAAATTATCTCGAAAGAAGAGCGAAACTAGATACATTAGAGAAATTATTTTTGGCACAAGAAAACATATTCGTTTCTATCAAATAAGTAAACAAGACGACAAAAACCCTGAACCAAAAGATACTTGGTTTATTATGACGAATAAAAAAGGCAAAATTGCCACCACAATTGCTTCAGAATATAGTTTGAGAAACTGGATTGAATATGCGTTTAAACAAGTCAAAAATGAACTTGGTTGGGCAGATTTTCGAGTTACAGATTATCACGGTATAGAACGCTGGTGGGAATTAATTATGAGTACTTATTTTTTAGTAAGTCTTCAAGCTAATTATTTTCAATTAGAGACGATTGTTCCCGATGCCAATTCTCAAGTCTCTACTCTTAAATCAGTTTCTTCTTTTCCTTTCTCTAATCATCAGGCGTGGGATTCTGGTGCTGGTTGGAAAAGTTCTTTAAATAACTTGCGCTTAATTATTCAACCATTAATCTTTTTCTCTCTTATTCAACCTTGGCTATCCGTATTTCCTAATCAACATCTTCAACTTGGTTTTTCTAAGTTAATCAACATTATGAATCGCTTTCGTGGTTCTCCTTTTCCTCAAAGTCAATTTTTAGAGTATTCGTTCTCTGTTGCTTGCTAA
- a CDS encoding hypothetical protein (conserved hypothetical protein) has product MIKPIKTVITTILETIFTILSSGLFHTADDTAYIDVYRYQVRQTYRVHSNEFKRWLKAYVRGTYNKFLTPKEVNLLIEQLETEALFKPKAEIYHDRVVRSKGTIYINVGDDKGSAIAINKKSWKIVKNPPVRFKTSQFIEPLPLPVKGGKIEDLLEFTNLNPEQLILVAGWLLGTLSPNPPYPLLIITGEQGSGKSSLARMLKQLIDPGKGVLRSQPKDERSLMVAAINTWVLCFDNLSKLSQSLSDGLCRLSTGNSYVDRKLYSDGEQTVIEAARSVIITSIVDTVTNADLLDRSICIHLDPIPLQQRRSETEINLRFEQLKPRILGLLCTAVSQALANRERVIPLL; this is encoded by the coding sequence ATGATTAAACCGATTAAAACGGTAATAACGACAATATTAGAGACAATTTTTACAATACTCAGTTCGGGTTTATTCCATACCGCCGATGACACGGCATATATCGATGTTTATAGATATCAAGTTCGTCAAACATATCGAGTTCATAGCAATGAATTTAAACGCTGGCTGAAAGCTTATGTCAGAGGCACATACAACAAATTCTTAACCCCAAAAGAAGTTAATTTATTGATAGAACAATTAGAAACAGAAGCTTTATTCAAACCAAAAGCCGAAATTTACCACGATCGCGTTGTTCGATCCAAAGGAACTATCTATATCAACGTAGGGGATGACAAGGGAAGCGCGATCGCTATTAACAAAAAAAGCTGGAAAATTGTTAAGAATCCTCCCGTTCGATTTAAAACTTCCCAATTCATCGAACCCCTACCCCTTCCAGTCAAGGGAGGCAAAATTGAAGACTTGTTAGAGTTTACTAATCTCAATCCCGAACAATTGATTTTAGTAGCAGGTTGGTTATTGGGTACGCTTAGTCCCAATCCTCCCTATCCTTTGTTAATTATCACTGGCGAACAGGGTTCTGGTAAATCCAGTTTGGCAAGAATGCTCAAACAACTAATCGATCCTGGCAAAGGAGTATTGCGATCGCAACCCAAAGACGAACGCAGTCTGATGGTTGCAGCCATAAATACTTGGGTATTATGCTTTGATAATTTATCAAAACTCTCTCAATCTCTTTCTGACGGTTTGTGCCGACTTAGTACGGGTAATAGTTATGTAGATCGAAAGCTTTACAGTGACGGAGAACAAACGGTAATCGAAGCAGCACGATCTGTAATTATTACTAGTATTGTAGATACAGTAACTAACGCAGACTTACTAGACCGTTCGATTTGCATTCATCTCGATCCCATTCCCCTACAGCAACGACGTTCGGAAACAGAAATTAACCTTCGCTTTGAACAGTTAAAACCAAGAATTCTGGGATTACTCTGCACTGCCGTCAGTCAGGCTTTAGCCAATCGAGAAAGAGTTATCCCTCTTTTATGA
- a CDS encoding HicB family protein: MNSQKNVDRSELSLKTNFLHYTYRVFWSVEDEEFVGLCVEFPSLSYLDENHLAALSGITDLVKDVIADMEANGESIPEPFANKEYSGKFQIRIPPELHRKLAIEAAEAKVSLNRYVSNKLAS; encoded by the coding sequence ATGAATAGCCAAAAAAATGTCGATCGATCTGAATTATCCCTTAAAACTAATTTTCTTCACTATACTTATAGAGTTTTTTGGTCAGTAGAAGATGAAGAATTTGTCGGGCTATGTGTGGAATTTCCCAGCCTTTCTTATTTAGATGAGAATCATCTTGCTGCACTATCGGGAATTACAGATTTAGTTAAAGATGTCATTGCAGATATGGAAGCTAACGGTGAATCGATTCCAGAACCTTTTGCTAACAAAGAGTATAGCGGTAAATTTCAAATTCGCATTCCTCCAGAGCTTCATCGTAAGTTAGCTATTGAAGCGGCAGAAGCTAAAGTTAGTTTGAATCGTTATGTCAGTAATAAGTTAGCATCTTAA
- a CDS encoding hydrophobic amino acid uptake ABC-transporter, with the protein MRHTYKKQTNQHLLNRFILLILLFILIPLLSALALSKLGDWKIYNTISFGDKILLPNVCMSEEKKQGVIYYQNSEFLKAIERFNSSLKNECRNDPESLIYKNNSEIEIGNRQSITIAVLVPISIGREPKKALEMLRGFAKAQDDINKTNEINSLPLKIAIIDDADNPIKAQKIAQTISKNNFFLGAIGHWTSDVSLAAASVYNFQKMPFITSISTTNKLSENDKDYTHQINITNFNGAIALAEYAKSQGKKKIAIFYTSRATYSKEIRKKFNDEFGGGSNTEVVAEFDFTNRFEYKPKTNVQEAIDKMADVILIVPDINLDTKAYEVMKAIKEKNSDILILGDLANLYSKSTLNEKNADGLVMALSWNQHINDISKNFFDDSRKLWKADVNYATAMSYDAVKAFSQAIANLKRLEISRENVNKELNKDNFTFQGSTGAREVINKKIAFVMVKNGEFVYLYSKQIN; encoded by the coding sequence ATGCGACATACTTACAAAAAGCAGACTAATCAGCATTTACTCAACAGGTTTATCCTTTTGATACTGCTATTTATACTAATCCCTTTGCTCTCAGCATTAGCGTTATCTAAATTAGGAGATTGGAAAATATATAATACTATTAGTTTTGGCGATAAAATTTTGCTTCCCAATGTATGTATGAGCGAAGAAAAAAAACAAGGAGTAATATATTATCAAAACTCCGAGTTTTTAAAGGCTATAGAGCGGTTTAATAGTAGCTTAAAAAATGAATGTAGAAACGATCCAGAATCTCTTATATATAAAAATAATAGCGAAATAGAAATAGGCAATCGCCAATCTATAACTATAGCTGTTTTAGTTCCTATTAGTATTGGTCGCGAACCAAAAAAAGCTTTAGAAATGTTAAGAGGCTTTGCAAAAGCTCAAGATGATATTAATAAAACAAATGAGATAAATAGCTTACCCTTAAAAATTGCAATTATTGATGATGCTGACAATCCGATAAAAGCGCAAAAAATTGCTCAAACAATTTCAAAAAACAACTTTTTTTTAGGTGCTATCGGACACTGGACATCTGATGTTAGTCTTGCAGCAGCTTCTGTTTATAATTTCCAAAAAATGCCTTTTATTACTTCTATAAGTACAACAAATAAATTATCGGAAAATGACAAGGATTATACACATCAAATAAATATTACTAATTTTAATGGTGCTATAGCATTAGCAGAATATGCAAAATCTCAGGGAAAAAAGAAAATAGCAATTTTTTATACAAGTCGTGCTACTTATAGCAAAGAAATTAGAAAAAAATTTAATGATGAATTTGGGGGAGGGTCTAATACCGAAGTAGTAGCTGAATTTGACTTTACTAATCGTTTTGAATATAAGCCAAAAACAAATGTGCAAGAAGCTATTGACAAAATGGCAGATGTTATCTTAATTGTTCCCGATATTAATTTAGATACAAAAGCCTATGAGGTGATGAAAGCTATTAAAGAGAAAAACTCAGACATACTTATACTAGGGGATTTAGCCAACTTATATAGTAAATCAACGCTAAATGAAAAGAACGCAGATGGATTAGTAATGGCTTTATCTTGGAATCAACATATTAATGATATTTCAAAGAATTTTTTTGATGATTCTAGAAAACTTTGGAAAGCAGATGTTAACTATGCCACTGCAATGTCGTATGATGCAGTTAAAGCCTTTTCACAAGCGATCGCAAATTTAAAAAGATTGGAGATTTCTCGTGAAAATGTTAATAAGGAATTAAACAAAGACAATTTTACTTTTCAAGGCTCAACTGGTGCAAGAGAAGTGATAAATAAAAAAATAGCTTTTGTTATGGTTAAAAATGGAGAATTTGTTTATTTATATTCCAAGCAAATAAATTAG
- a CDS encoding putative Chase2 sensor protein: MSAILKFNPDTEAGFTLSTNYSSEEVFGVELYLSSQSANLNNRCWKGTLQKRPDLSIVNQKNVFEHLANWQKSIDRFKNNSHTDSLAIIDIKTISTDVVNQEIDEINKQIQGMIEEIRDLSNYLVLALHNWWAHTNQLNFIRNQLYENIINFTQQSNFQNDNIFKLFIQSDNRFIRQLPWEQSIKKWIIELSKHDHRANNISQLKLSVNFVSQDKENGNNLNYNYQKIFINNSESKKINVLVIIGSGIKIDQEERPDNLDSRLDSIQCQSNGQSIEINLQKIRPESCQDLAEKIESNSNFDILVFIGHSDTLPNSQGKHRGIIQLSQSSQFPIYRLRDTLRNINENNQKHRLLIFTSCSSLGLAEDVLNFVENISCIAYKEAITDILALDFLTSFFQEFCNPKNHNLDMVMLKTKQKISSTQEENDFSLEVSWLPVVALPPKRQTIPLIYIYHDFTKIFPPGETKFLAYARIIMGCCFGIILSFLQIEYFPFWMQFLSIFVFLVSLFGYFHFIRSNISSNVKRLIAFCLIILVLAFLFKAGSSLPKSFEFNFIIMPIEIIASVLIAYFSHKILSYLVD; encoded by the coding sequence ATGTCTGCCATTTTAAAGTTTAATCCAGATACTGAAGCTGGATTTACATTGTCAACAAATTATTCATCAGAAGAAGTGTTTGGGGTAGAATTATATTTATCTTCTCAATCTGCAAATTTAAATAATCGATGTTGGAAGGGAACGTTACAAAAAAGACCTGATTTAAGTATCGTAAATCAAAAAAATGTATTTGAACATTTAGCTAATTGGCAAAAGTCAATAGATAGATTCAAAAACAATTCTCATACTGACTCTTTAGCGATAATAGATATCAAAACTATTTCTACTGATGTTGTCAATCAAGAGATTGATGAGATTAATAAACAGATTCAAGGCATGATCGAAGAAATTAGAGATTTATCTAATTATTTAGTTTTAGCTTTGCATAATTGGTGGGCGCATACGAATCAATTAAATTTTATCAGAAATCAATTGTATGAAAATATTATTAATTTTACTCAACAATCTAATTTCCAAAACGATAATATTTTTAAGCTATTTATACAAAGTGATAACAGATTTATTAGACAATTACCTTGGGAACAGTCAATCAAAAAATGGATAATTGAATTATCTAAACATGATCATAGAGCAAATAATATATCTCAGTTAAAATTATCAGTTAATTTTGTTTCACAGGACAAAGAAAATGGTAATAATTTGAATTACAATTACCAAAAGATATTTATAAACAATAGTGAAAGTAAAAAAATTAATGTATTGGTAATAATAGGTTCTGGAATAAAGATAGATCAAGAAGAAAGACCTGACAATTTAGATTCAAGATTAGATTCAATACAATGCCAAAGCAATGGTCAAAGCATAGAAATAAACCTTCAAAAAATAAGACCCGAAAGTTGCCAAGATTTAGCCGAAAAAATAGAAAGTAATAGTAATTTTGATATCTTGGTCTTTATCGGACACAGTGATACTCTTCCTAATAGTCAAGGAAAACATAGAGGTATTATTCAATTATCACAAAGCTCACAATTTCCTATATACAGGCTTAGAGATACTTTAAGAAACATCAATGAAAATAATCAAAAACATAGATTGTTAATATTCACTTCATGTAGTAGTTTGGGTTTGGCAGAAGATGTACTTAATTTTGTTGAAAATATATCATGTATTGCTTATAAAGAAGCTATTACAGATATATTAGCTCTAGATTTTTTGACTAGCTTTTTTCAAGAGTTTTGCAATCCAAAAAACCACAATCTTGATATGGTTATGCTAAAGACTAAACAAAAAATTAGTTCTACTCAAGAAGAGAATGATTTTAGTTTAGAAGTATCTTGGTTGCCTGTTGTTGCTTTACCACCAAAAAGACAAACAATTCCTTTGATTTATATTTATCATGATTTTACTAAAATTTTTCCACCAGGAGAAACAAAATTTCTCGCTTATGCAAGAATAATAATGGGCTGTTGCTTTGGGATTATCTTATCTTTTCTACAAATAGAATACTTTCCTTTCTGGATGCAGTTTCTATCGATTTTCGTATTTTTGGTAAGTTTATTTGGATACTTTCATTTTATTAGAAGCAATATAAGTAGCAATGTTAAAAGGTTAATAGCATTTTGCTTAATTATTCTTGTTTTAGCTTTCTTATTTAAAGCTGGGAGTAGTCTTCCTAAAAGTTTTGAATTTAATTTTATAATTATGCCGATTGAAATAATAGCTTCTGTTTTAATTGCGTATTTTTCCCATAAAATTTTAAGCTATCTAGTAGATTAG